A window of Streptomyces sp. SAI-127 contains these coding sequences:
- a CDS encoding ABC transporter ATP-binding protein, with protein sequence MALLEANDVTVTFGGKRALDGTGFAAEAGRITGLIGPNGAGKSTLFDVVSGLRRPQTGQVRLDGRDITRRTPAQRARKGMARTFQRLELFGRLSVRDNLRVAAELGPRRREADRIADEILERIGLTADAATLADALPTGAARLLEVGRALAGRPRVLLLDEPAAGQDAEETRRFASLLRDVAGEGRAVVLVEHDMSLVMSVCDEMYVLDLGKVVAHGTPEDIQQDQTVLAAYLGEA encoded by the coding sequence AAAACGGGCCCTCGACGGCACCGGATTCGCCGCCGAGGCGGGCCGGATCACCGGCCTCATCGGACCCAACGGTGCCGGAAAATCAACCCTGTTCGACGTCGTCTCCGGACTGCGCCGACCCCAGACGGGCCAGGTCCGCCTCGACGGCCGGGACATCACCCGGCGCACTCCGGCCCAGCGGGCCCGCAAAGGCATGGCCCGCACCTTCCAGCGCCTCGAACTCTTCGGCCGGCTCAGCGTCCGCGACAATCTGCGCGTCGCGGCCGAACTCGGCCCGCGGCGCCGGGAGGCGGACCGCATCGCCGACGAGATCCTGGAGCGCATCGGCCTCACCGCGGACGCCGCCACCCTCGCCGACGCCCTGCCCACCGGTGCCGCGCGGCTCCTCGAAGTCGGCCGGGCGCTGGCCGGCCGGCCGCGGGTGCTGCTCCTCGACGAACCGGCCGCGGGCCAGGACGCCGAGGAGACCCGGCGTTTCGCGTCCCTGCTGCGCGACGTCGCGGGCGAGGGGCGCGCCGTGGTCCTCGTCGAGCACGACATGAGCCTCGTGATGAGCGTCTGCGACGAAATGTACGTACTCGACCTCGGCAAAGTCGTCGCCCATGGCACGCCCGAGGACATACAGCAGGACCAGACGGTCCTGGCGGCTTACCTCGGGGAGGCGTGA